One Pseudomonas sp. B21_DOA genomic window, GATAGCCCGGGCCCACTGACCTGCCCTGGAACGCCTGGCAGCCATGCCGACAATTTGGTGCTGCAGATTTGGGAGACGCGTTAAATGGCGCATAACGAAGCAGTCGACGTAGTTCTGGTAGGGGCCGGCATCATGAGTGCCACCCTGGCCGTACTGCTCAAAGAGCTCGACCCCGCGATCAAGCTGGAAGTCGTCGAGCTGATGGATTCCGGTGCTGCCGAGAGTTCCAATCCGTGGAACAACGCCGGTACCGGTCACGCCGGCCTGTGCGAGCTGAACTACACGCCGCAGGCCGCCGACGGCAGCGTCGACATCAAGAAAGCCGTGCACATCAACACCCAGTTCGAGGTGTCGAAACAGTTCTGGTCGTATCTGACCAAAAAGGGCACGTTCGGCTCGAGCAAATCCTTCATCAGCCCGGTGCCGCACCTGAGTTTCGTTCAGGGCGAGAGCGGCGTGTCGTTCCTCAAGGAACGCTTCAATGTCCTGAGCAAGCACCACGCATTTGCCGACATGGAGTACACCGAAGACAAGGGCAAGATGGCCGAGTGGATGCCGCTGATGATGCCGGGCCGCTCGCCCGACGAAGTCCTCGCCGCCACCCGCGTGATGAACGGCACCGACGTCAACTTCGGCGCCCTGACCAATCAGTTGCTCAAGCACCTGAGCAGTGCCCCGGACACCCAGGTCAAATACTGCAAACGCGTGACCGGCCTCAAGCGTAACGGCGCCGGCTGGACCGTCAGCATCAAGGACGTCAACAACGGCAACACGCGCGAAGTCGACGCCAAATTCGTCTTCCTCGGTGCCGGTGGCGCGGCACTGCCGTTGCTGCAGGCTTCGGGCATCGAAGAAAGCAAAGGCTTCGGCGGCTTCCCGATCAGCGGCCAGTGGCTGCGTTGCGACAACCCGGAAGTGGTCAAGCAGCATCAGGCCAAGGTCTACAGCCAGGCCGCTGTGGGTTCGCCACCGATGTCGGTGCCACACCTCGACACTCGCGTCGTCGACGGCAAGAAATCCCTGCTGTTCGGGCCGTACGCCGGTTTCACCACCAAGTTTCTCAAGCACGGCTCCTTCATGGACCTGCCGATGTCGGTGCGCGCCGGCAACATCGGGCCGATGCTGGCGGTGGCGAAAAACAACATGGACCTGACCAAGTACCTGGTCAGCGAAGTGATGCAGTCGATGGAACAGCGCCTGGAATCCCTGCGCCGTTTCTACCCGCAGGCGAAAGCCGA contains:
- the mqo gene encoding malate dehydrogenase (quinone), producing MAHNEAVDVVLVGAGIMSATLAVLLKELDPAIKLEVVELMDSGAAESSNPWNNAGTGHAGLCELNYTPQAADGSVDIKKAVHINTQFEVSKQFWSYLTKKGTFGSSKSFISPVPHLSFVQGESGVSFLKERFNVLSKHHAFADMEYTEDKGKMAEWMPLMMPGRSPDEVLAATRVMNGTDVNFGALTNQLLKHLSSAPDTQVKYCKRVTGLKRNGAGWTVSIKDVNNGNTREVDAKFVFLGAGGAALPLLQASGIEESKGFGGFPISGQWLRCDNPEVVKQHQAKVYSQAAVGSPPMSVPHLDTRVVDGKKSLLFGPYAGFTTKFLKHGSFMDLPMSVRAGNIGPMLAVAKNNMDLTKYLVSEVMQSMEQRLESLRRFYPQAKAEDWRLEVAGQRVQIIKKDPKKGGILQFGTELVAAKDGSLAALLGASPGASVTVSIMLELIEKCFPAKASGEWASKLAEIFPAREKVLETDAALYRKINTQNNIALELVEESSETPSFA